From a region of the Sander lucioperca isolate FBNREF2018 chromosome 8, SLUC_FBN_1.2, whole genome shotgun sequence genome:
- the LOC116043380 gene encoding trace amine-associated receptor 13c-like, whose translation MTETQDGAELCFPQLFNTSCRKLTPPRFEVMLIHTLLYSISLLTVALNLLVIISVSHFRQLHTPTNILLLSLAVSDFLVGLVLMPGEIFRNTSCWFLGDLVCTMFNYISGIISVSSVGDMVLISVDRYVAICDPLHYTTRITVNRVKLCVCLCWLYSVSYNFLYLKDNLTQPGRYNSCYGECVIVIDNISVTIDLVLTFIVPVILIIALYLRVFAVAVSQARAMRSHITAVTLQLSVTPKTKKSELKAARNLGVLVVVFLMCFCPYYSVSLAGDSLVSASSVSYGLFVFYCNSCLNPVIYALFYPWFRKAVKLIITLQILQPGSCETNML comes from the exons ATGACGGAGACACAGGACGGAGCAGAGCTCTGCTTTCCACAACTCTTCAACACCTCCTGCAGGAAGCTGACACCTCCTCGGTTTGAAGTGATGCTCATTCACACTTTGCTCTATTCCATCTCTCTGCTCACTGTAGCTCTCAACCTGCTCGTCATCATCTCAGTCTCCCACTTTAG gcagctccacacacccaccaacatcctcctcctctctctggctgtctcaGACTTTCTAGTGGGCCTCGTGTTGATGCCGGGAGAAATATTCAGAAACACATCCTGCTGGTTTCTTGGTGACCTTGTTTGTACTATGTTTAATTATATTTCAGGCATCATTTCCGTATCCTCAGTAGGTGACATGGTGCTCATATCAGTTGACCGTTATGTGGCTATTTGTGATCCTCTGCATTACACCACCAGAATCACTGTGAACAGAGTTaaactctgtgtttgtctgtgttggcTCTATTCTGTTTCCTACAACTTTCTCTATTTAAAGGATAATCTGACTCAACCGGGGAGGTATAATTCCTGCTACGGAGAATGTGTGATTGTCATTGACAATATATCAGTGACTATTGATCTTGTTTTGACCTTTATTGTTCCAGTTATTCTCATCATAGCTCTGTATCTGAGAGTATTTGCAGTGGCTGTGTCTCAGGCTCGTGCCATGCGCTCTCACATTACAGCTGTCACACTCCAGCTTTCAGTGACTCCAAAGACAAAGAAATCAGAGCTGAAAGCAGCCAGGAATCTTGGTGTTCTTGTAGTTGTGTTTCTAATGTGTTTCTGCCCATattactctgtctctcttgcagGTGACAGCTTGGTCAGTGCTTCATCTGTATCCTATGGTCTCTTTGTGTTCTATTGTAACTCGTGTCTAAACCCTGTGATCTATGCCTTGTTTTACCCCTGGTTTAGAAAAGCAGTTAAACTCATTATTACTCTTCAGATCCTGCAGCCTGGCTCCTGTGAGACCAACATGCTGTAG
- the LOC116054866 gene encoding trace amine-associated receptor 13c-like, with protein sequence MEVEDRAQLCFPQFPNTSCRKPLAPWPQTVTIMLYSISMITVTLNLLIIISISHFRQLHTPTNILLLSLAVSDFLVGLVLMPLEVLRITSCWFLGDFVCATYSLLSGIITSASIGDIVLISVDRYVAICDPLHYTTRITVNRVKLCVCLCWLCSVSYNFLFVKDDLTQLGRYNSCYGECVLFYDFVSRVIDLVLTFFLPVTVIIALYLRIFAVAVSQARVMRSHITAVTLQLSVTPKAKKSELKAARNLGVLVVVFLLCFCPYYGFAIAGDSLLSALSASFVIYLFDCNSCLNPVIYALFYPWFRKAVKLIITLQILQPGSCETNML encoded by the exons ATGGAGGTTGAGGACAGAGCCCAGCTCTGCTTTCCACAGTTCCCAAACACCTCCTGCAGAAAGCCCTTGGCTCCTTGGCCCCAAACAGTTACCATTATGCTGTACTCCATCTCTATGATCACTGTGACTCTCAACCTGCTCATCATCATCTCTATCTCCCACTTCAG gcagctccacacacccaccaacatcctcctcctctctctggctgtctcaGACTTTCTAGTGGGCCTCGTGCTGATGCCGTTAGAAGTTCTCAGGATAACATCCTGCTGGTTTCTTGGTGACTTTGTGTGTGCTACCTATAGTCTTCTTTCAGGCATCATTACCTCTGCCTCAATAGGTGACATAGTGCTCATATCAGTTGACCGTTATGTGGCTATTTGTGACCCTCTGCATTACACCACCAGAATCACTGTGAACAGAGttaaactctgtgtgtgtctgtgttggctCTGTTCTGTTTCCTACAACTTTCTCTTTGTGAAGGATGACCTGACTCAACTGGGGAGGTATAATTCCTGCTATGGAGAATGTGTGTTGTTCTATGACTTTGTCTCAAGAGTAATAGATCTTGTTTTGACCTTTTTTCTTCCAGTTACTGTCATCATAGCTCTGTATCTGAGAATATTTGCCGTGGCTGTGTCTCAGGCTCGTGTCATGCGCTCTCACATTACAGCTGTCACACTCCAGCTTTCAGTGACTCCAAAGGCAAAGAAATCAGAGCTGAAAGCAGCCAGGAATCTTGGTGTCCTTGTAGTTGTGTTCCTACTGTGTTTCTGCCCATATTACGGTTTCGCTATTGCAGGTGACAGCTTGCTCAGTGCCTTATCTGCATCCTTTGTAATCTATCTGTTCGATTGTAATTCTTGTCTAAACCCTGTGATCTATGCCTTGTTTTACCCCTGGTTTAGAAAAGCAGTTAAACTCATTATTACTCTTCAGATCCTGCAGCCTGGCTCCTGTGAGACCAACATGCTGTAG